A single genomic interval of Candidatus Bipolaricaulis anaerobius harbors:
- a CDS encoding MBL fold metallo-hydrolase, giving the protein MKLKWMGHACFRIEVSDGTVILTDPYEEKVPYQAPEGPAHIVTVSHDHFDHNAVGRVKGSPEVVRGIGEKVVRGIAFRGIAAFHDAKGGRDRGQDVIFRFAVDGVTLAHFGDLGHTLNAEQLKPLQDVEVALLPVGGHFTIGAKEASEVVRSLPKLKVVIPMHYRTEVVKDWPIRPVDEFLDEVGLPIKRVKKSEVTITPADLPTRKEVWVLDHA; this is encoded by the coding sequence GTGAAGCTCAAGTGGATGGGCCACGCCTGCTTTCGGATCGAGGTGAGCGATGGCACGGTGATCCTCACCGACCCGTATGAGGAGAAGGTCCCCTACCAGGCGCCGGAGGGTCCGGCCCACATCGTGACCGTGTCCCACGATCACTTCGACCACAACGCGGTGGGGCGGGTGAAGGGATCGCCGGAGGTGGTGCGCGGGATCGGGGAGAAGGTGGTGCGCGGGATCGCGTTCCGCGGGATCGCGGCGTTCCACGATGCGAAGGGGGGCCGCGACCGTGGCCAAGACGTCATCTTCCGGTTCGCGGTGGATGGGGTGACCCTCGCCCACTTCGGCGACCTCGGCCATACGTTGAACGCGGAGCAGCTCAAGCCCCTCCAGGATGTAGAGGTGGCCTTGCTCCCCGTGGGCGGCCACTTCACGATCGGGGCCAAGGAGGCGAGCGAGGTCGTGCGGTCGCTCCCCAAGCTCAAGGTTGTGATCCCGATGCACTACCGCACCGAGGTCGTGAAGGACTGGCCGATCCGGCCGGTGGACGAGTTCCTGGACGAGGTCGGCTTGCCCATCAAGCGCGTCAAGAAGTCCGA
- a CDS encoding D-alanine--D-alanine ligase family protein, which yields MTSPRVAVLCGGDSAEREISLLSGRGVHAALVRQGWDAELVDIRTYDGLPQRLAPFAAVFNILHGGAGEDGTVQLLLDLMGKPYVGSGPLASALAMDKSESRKAFQGKGLPVPAWALCTGGDPVALARAAELGYPLVLKPRREGSSVGVHLVRDRAELEQVASALLSRYGEFLAERFIPGREVTASILDRDGEVVALPLVEVRPREGDLFDWTAKYTPGGCAVSCPAELPPDLTAHIQDIARQAHLVLGCRDLSRADFRVARDGTPYLLEVNALPGLTEMSLFPRAAHAVGLSYDDLVVHLLNRALARLPAPTPLG from the coding sequence GTGACCAGTCCGCGGGTGGCGGTGTTGTGCGGCGGGGACTCGGCGGAGCGGGAGATCTCCCTCCTCTCCGGTCGGGGCGTGCACGCCGCCCTCGTGCGTCAGGGGTGGGACGCCGAGCTCGTGGACATCAGGACCTACGATGGCCTGCCCCAACGGTTGGCCCCGTTCGCGGCCGTGTTCAACATCCTCCATGGGGGAGCGGGCGAGGACGGCACTGTGCAGCTCCTCCTCGACCTCATGGGGAAACCGTACGTGGGGTCGGGGCCGCTTGCCTCGGCGCTCGCGATGGACAAGAGCGAGTCCCGCAAGGCGTTCCAAGGGAAGGGCCTCCCCGTCCCGGCGTGGGCCCTCTGCACCGGCGGGGATCCCGTGGCCCTCGCCCGAGCGGCGGAGCTCGGGTACCCGCTCGTCCTCAAGCCGCGGCGGGAGGGGTCGAGCGTGGGGGTGCACCTCGTCCGGGACCGAGCGGAGCTCGAACAGGTGGCGAGTGCGCTCCTGTCCCGGTATGGGGAGTTCCTTGCCGAGCGGTTCATCCCCGGTCGTGAGGTCACCGCCTCGATCCTCGACCGGGACGGGGAGGTGGTGGCGTTGCCCCTCGTCGAGGTCAGGCCGCGGGAGGGCGACCTGTTCGATTGGACGGCGAAGTACACGCCGGGGGGCTGCGCGGTCTCCTGTCCGGCCGAGCTCCCCCCCGACCTCACCGCCCACATCCAGGACATCGCCCGCCAGGCCCACCTCGTCCTCGGCTGTCGCGACCTGTCGCGGGCCGACTTTCGCGTCGCCCGCGACGGGACGCCGTACCTCCTCGAGGTGAACGCCCTTCCCGGCCTCACCGAGATGTCCCTCTTCCCCCGTGCCGCCCACGCGGTCGGCCTGTCCTACGACGACCTCGTGGTCCACCTCCTGAACCGGGCCCTCGCCCGGTTGCCTGCCCCCACCCCGCTCGGATAG
- a CDS encoding hydrogenase maturation protease: MRRVVLGVGNPLRRDDGVGVEVAAGVRGTDWEVLTAGLSVENALGIVHRIAPDLLVVVDAAEMGLPPGSVRRLPLAAGEQMLGSTHGLPLPFLLSTVRGCVGEIVLIGIQPADRSLGEGLTPAACAAASEVVACLRNDDLKRIPPLLSPD, from the coding sequence ATGCGGCGTGTGGTCCTCGGCGTCGGGAACCCGCTGCGGCGCGACGATGGCGTCGGGGTGGAGGTGGCCGCGGGGGTGCGGGGGACGGATTGGGAGGTCCTCACCGCCGGCCTGAGTGTGGAGAACGCGCTCGGGATCGTGCACCGGATCGCCCCCGACCTCCTCGTGGTGGTGGACGCGGCGGAGATGGGCCTTCCCCCCGGCTCGGTCCGCCGGCTGCCGCTGGCGGCTGGGGAGCAGATGCTCGGCTCCACCCACGGTCTTCCGCTGCCGTTCCTCCTCTCCACGGTGCGGGGATGCGTGGGGGAGATCGTCCTCATTGGGATCCAGCCCGCCGACCGCTCCCTCGGCGAGGGGCTCACTCCCGCCGCCTGCGCCGCGGCCTCCGAGGTGGTGGCCTGCCTCCGGAACGATGACCTGAAAAGGATCCCGCCCCTTCTCTCTCCTGACTGA
- a CDS encoding Crp/Fnr family transcriptional regulator translates to MREVKVQSPRATEFCQACPHACTRIFADLSESAWQELISLMRPLEFEPGGMIFREGMLAFGLYILCRGKVKLAKHTRGGHSQILKLLGPGEILGEKTLFDQETYTCYAKALEPSRLMFIPREEFLPFLRRHPSVALHLIERLSHENKVFGDRLVEITSRSARERVARALVELAEAFGEETAGGWDIGVELPRAELAEMAGVSTETAIRVLSEFKERGFVALPGRRVLIANRDEMRALAQPFRTFVREAPA, encoded by the coding sequence ATGCGGGAGGTCAAGGTTCAGTCTCCGCGGGCAACGGAGTTCTGTCAGGCCTGTCCCCACGCCTGCACCAGGATCTTTGCCGACCTGTCGGAGTCCGCTTGGCAGGAACTCATCTCCCTCATGCGGCCGCTGGAGTTCGAGCCGGGGGGGATGATCTTTCGCGAGGGGATGCTCGCGTTCGGGCTGTACATCCTGTGTCGGGGCAAGGTCAAGCTTGCCAAGCACACCCGGGGCGGCCACTCCCAGATCCTGAAGCTCCTCGGGCCGGGGGAGATCCTTGGGGAGAAGACGCTGTTCGATCAGGAGACCTACACCTGCTACGCCAAGGCCCTCGAACCGTCGCGCCTCATGTTCATCCCCCGCGAGGAGTTCTTGCCCTTCCTCCGCCGTCACCCGAGCGTGGCCCTGCACCTGATCGAGAGGCTGTCCCACGAGAACAAGGTGTTCGGCGATCGGCTCGTTGAGATCACGTCCCGTTCTGCACGGGAACGGGTCGCGCGGGCCCTCGTCGAGCTCGCCGAGGCGTTCGGCGAGGAGACCGCGGGGGGATGGGATATCGGGGTCGAGCTGCCGCGGGCGGAGCTGGCGGAGATGGCGGGCGTGTCCACCGAGACAGCGATCCGTGTCTTGTCCGAGTTCAAGGAGCGGGGGTTCGTGGCCCTTCCGGGCCGGCGCGTCCTCATCGCGAACCGGGATGAGATGAGGGCACTGGCCCAGCCGTTCCGGACCTTCGTCCGCGAGGCCCCCGCCTAG
- a CDS encoding DUF502 domain-containing protein yields MRRFLRWARVTFISGLLTLFPLGLTAYLLWLLYRLAYALFGPHTAFAGLMRRLIGRYIPGTEVAITLLVVLLVGAAARHWLGRGLLRAVERVMLAVPGVRNLYWGARQLARVVLRPEPTILQGRRMVVVEFPQPGSHVLGFITNEDATVVSDLFTPDVVSVYIPTAPNPLSGWVLFIPRSKIAPVSLTAEEALSIIISGGLVIRQSSSGGVPPDVDPARGRSE; encoded by the coding sequence ATGCGGCGGTTCTTACGGTGGGCCAGGGTGACGTTCATCTCGGGGCTCCTCACGCTCTTTCCCCTCGGGCTGACCGCGTACCTCCTCTGGCTCCTCTACCGGCTGGCGTACGCTCTGTTTGGCCCTCACACGGCCTTCGCGGGGCTCATGCGGCGCCTCATCGGGCGGTACATCCCGGGGACCGAGGTGGCCATCACCCTCCTCGTGGTGCTCCTCGTGGGGGCCGCGGCCCGCCATTGGTTGGGGCGAGGCCTCCTGCGGGCCGTGGAGCGGGTGATGCTGGCCGTGCCCGGCGTGCGCAACCTGTACTGGGGAGCTCGCCAACTGGCCCGCGTCGTGCTCCGTCCGGAGCCCACCATCCTCCAGGGGCGGCGGATGGTGGTTGTGGAGTTCCCCCAGCCTGGCTCCCACGTCCTTGGCTTCATCACGAACGAGGATGCCACTGTGGTGAGCGACCTCTTCACGCCCGATGTGGTGTCGGTGTACATCCCCACCGCGCCCAACCCCCTGTCGGGGTGGGTCCTGTTCATCCCCCGCAGCAAGATCGCCCCCGTTTCCCTGACCGCGGAAGAGGCCCTGAGCATCATCATCTCCGGCGGGCTCGTCATCCGCCAATCCAGTTCGGGCGGGGTCCCCCCCGATGTGGACCCGGCCCGGGGACGGAGCGAGTAA
- a CDS encoding DMT family transporter codes for MALSSPAVLIAMIGGVAISLQSLFSGVIGSKVGVAESIFIVHAGGMLLAAVIIAFLRGGNLAAWNTVPWYTLTAGFLGVVIVGSISYTVPRIGLASTLTLAVVAQLVVGAILDHFGLLGAVQRSFDLPRILGLAILGVGTWLVIR; via the coding sequence ATGGCCTTGTCCAGTCCGGCGGTGCTCATCGCGATGATCGGTGGCGTGGCGATCTCTCTGCAATCCCTGTTCTCGGGGGTCATCGGGTCCAAGGTGGGCGTGGCGGAGAGCATCTTCATCGTCCACGCGGGGGGGATGCTCCTCGCGGCGGTGATCATCGCCTTCCTCCGCGGGGGGAACCTCGCCGCGTGGAACACCGTCCCCTGGTACACGCTCACCGCTGGTTTCTTGGGGGTGGTGATCGTGGGCTCGATCAGCTACACCGTCCCCCGGATCGGGCTTGCCTCCACCCTCACCCTGGCCGTCGTGGCCCAGCTCGTGGTCGGGGCGATCCTCGACCACTTCGGCCTCCTCGGCGCGGTGCAGCGGTCGTTCGACCTGCCGCGGATCCTCGGGCTGGCCATCCTCGGTGTGGGCACGTGGCTCGTCATCCGCTGA
- a CDS encoding TrpB-like pyridoxal phosphate-dependent enzyme, translating to MKTRFLLHEEELPHRWYNVAADLDRPLDPPLDPRTNEPLSPEALAALFPRTCIEQEMCSDRFVDIPEPVQEVYRRWRPTPLQRAVNLERALGTPARIYFKYEGGSPTGSHKANTAVAQAYYNMVEGTKRLTTETGAGQWGSALAFACANFGLECTVFMVRVSYDQKPYRRAMIRLFGAKILPSPSSRTQAGQAVLAMHPDSPGSLGIAISEAIEEALHGERTKYSLGSVLNHVLLHQTVIGLEAIQQLDLAGEWPDVVVGCVGGGSNFAGLALPFFGEAQAGRRSRPRFLAVEPVVCPTLTRGEFRYDFGDTARLTPLLKMYTLGADFVPPAIHAGGLRYHGMAPIVSRLVADGVIEPLAYAQKEVFESAVLFAQSEGIIPAPETAHAVHAAIELARRCAETGEEKVILIGFSGHGHFDIAAYDSVVQGIG from the coding sequence ATGAAAACGAGATTCTTGCTCCACGAGGAGGAGTTGCCCCACCGTTGGTACAACGTGGCTGCCGACCTGGATCGTCCGTTGGATCCCCCGTTGGACCCGCGGACGAACGAGCCCCTGTCTCCCGAAGCGCTGGCGGCCTTGTTCCCGCGCACGTGCATCGAACAAGAGATGTGCAGCGACCGGTTCGTGGACATCCCGGAGCCGGTGCAGGAGGTGTACCGCCGCTGGCGGCCGACCCCGCTCCAGCGCGCGGTGAACCTGGAACGGGCGCTCGGGACCCCAGCGCGGATCTACTTCAAGTACGAAGGGGGAAGCCCCACCGGGTCCCACAAGGCGAACACCGCGGTCGCCCAAGCGTACTACAACATGGTCGAGGGCACGAAGAGGCTCACCACCGAGACCGGGGCTGGGCAATGGGGGAGCGCGCTTGCGTTCGCGTGCGCCAACTTCGGCCTGGAGTGCACGGTGTTCATGGTCCGCGTTTCCTACGACCAGAAGCCGTACCGGCGGGCGATGATCCGCCTGTTCGGGGCGAAGATCCTCCCTTCCCCGTCGAGCCGCACCCAGGCTGGGCAGGCGGTCCTCGCTATGCACCCGGATTCACCAGGGTCGCTCGGGATCGCGATCTCGGAGGCGATCGAGGAGGCGCTGCACGGGGAGAGGACGAAGTACTCCCTGGGGAGCGTCCTCAACCACGTCCTCCTCCACCAGACGGTGATCGGCCTGGAGGCGATCCAGCAGCTGGACCTCGCCGGGGAGTGGCCGGACGTCGTGGTGGGCTGCGTGGGTGGGGGATCGAACTTCGCCGGCCTCGCGCTCCCCTTCTTCGGGGAGGCGCAGGCGGGACGGAGGTCGCGGCCCCGATTTTTGGCCGTGGAGCCGGTGGTGTGTCCCACCCTCACCCGGGGCGAGTTCCGCTACGACTTCGGGGACACGGCGCGGCTGACGCCCCTCCTCAAGATGTACACCCTGGGAGCGGACTTCGTCCCTCCGGCGATCCACGCCGGAGGCTTGCGCTACCACGGGATGGCCCCGATCGTGAGCCGGCTCGTGGCGGACGGGGTGATCGAGCCGCTGGCCTACGCGCAGAAGGAGGTGTTCGAGAGCGCGGTTCTGTTCGCCCAATCGGAGGGGATCATCCCCGCCCCGGAGACAGCCCACGCCGTCCACGCCGCGATCGAGCTCGCCCGCCGCTGTGCGGAGACAGGTGAAGAGAAGGTTATCTTGATCGGGTTCTCCGGCCACGGGCACTTCGACATAGCGGCGTACGACAGCGTCGTCCAGGGAATAGGCTAG
- a CDS encoding M42 family metallopeptidase, giving the protein MNLEQKLQKLSDAFGVAGFEDEAREVLHGMVSPYVESCETDTLGNLTCSRGSGDAVMLDAHMDEVGFMVKWIEKDGFLRLTALGGWDDRILMAHRLTILTRSGEKVHGVIGSTPPHIQSDGDRDKVVPLDDLFVDIGARSRDEAEAFGVHIGDPATIHYPFLRLQEGYVTGKAFDDRAGCLVAAEALRILAKEKLPYKLVVNFAVHEEGGLRGAKAAAYRVAPKLALALEGTIGADMPGVPEAKQPVRLGHGPAITLADRSITVKPKLARFLEKIADENGISYQYKLPAYGSTDAGAIHLERGGILTGVVSVPCRYIHSPVSTLYLADLEATLDLVVAFLRRAGELL; this is encoded by the coding sequence GTGAACCTGGAACAGAAGCTACAGAAGTTGTCCGATGCGTTCGGGGTGGCAGGGTTTGAGGACGAGGCGCGGGAGGTCCTCCACGGGATGGTCTCCCCGTACGTGGAGAGCTGCGAGACGGACACCCTCGGGAACCTCACCTGCTCCCGGGGGAGCGGGGACGCGGTGATGCTCGATGCACACATGGACGAGGTGGGGTTCATGGTGAAGTGGATCGAGAAGGACGGGTTCCTGCGCCTCACCGCCCTCGGCGGATGGGACGACCGGATCCTCATGGCCCACCGCCTCACGATCCTCACCCGGAGCGGGGAGAAGGTCCACGGGGTCATCGGGAGCACCCCGCCCCACATCCAGTCGGACGGGGACCGGGACAAGGTCGTTCCGCTCGACGACCTGTTCGTGGACATCGGGGCCCGCAGCCGGGACGAGGCGGAGGCGTTCGGCGTGCACATCGGTGACCCGGCGACGATCCACTACCCGTTCCTTAGGCTTCAGGAGGGGTACGTGACGGGGAAGGCGTTCGATGACCGGGCGGGGTGCCTCGTGGCCGCTGAGGCGCTGCGGATCCTGGCCAAGGAGAAGCTCCCCTACAAGCTCGTCGTCAACTTCGCCGTCCACGAGGAGGGGGGGCTGCGGGGGGCGAAGGCCGCCGCGTACCGCGTGGCCCCCAAGCTCGCCCTCGCCCTGGAGGGGACGATCGGGGCGGACATGCCCGGGGTCCCGGAGGCGAAACAGCCGGTACGCCTCGGGCACGGACCGGCGATCACCCTTGCCGACCGCTCGATCACGGTCAAGCCCAAGCTCGCCCGGTTCCTGGAGAAGATCGCCGACGAGAATGGGATCTCCTACCAGTACAAGCTCCCCGCCTACGGATCCACGGACGCGGGGGCGATCCACCTCGAGCGGGGGGGGATCCTCACCGGGGTGGTGTCCGTGCCGTGCCGGTACATCCACTCCCCGGTCTCAACGCTGTACCTCGCGGACCTCGAGGCGACCCTCGACCTCGTGGTGGCGTTCCTGAGGCGGGCCGGGGAGCTGCTGTGA